The window TTGTGCTATGCCAGAGATGTAAAATTTATTAGTGTGATCATGAAGAAGCTCCTCCGTTTCGAGAAAGATACCACCCAGCACTGGAAACAGAATTCCTGAAGCacccaaagaaagagaaactttaGTATGGAGGAGATGAAAAACTTTGGGAAGCCTGTAGCATCCACCTGTTCACATTGCCCTGGGTCACTGATATCTACCATATGGCCATCAAAagtctcttgatttctttttgagggagagttGTCAGTGATAACATCATCCTTGTTCCAACTTGGAAAGCAGAGTCAGTTAGTTGCAGGTAACGAGACAGGTGAACACGAAAGCTTCTGGGTTGACTCTTTCAGCATCAGGCATGGAGCAAAGCAGCCATCGCTCAGCAGCAGCTTGAGATGCAGGGCTCACAGCTGGGCTGGGTATAGGTTGTGAGGTTGATGGTCTCCAGGCACGGGGTGGGCTGGCAGGAGTTGAGCAGGAAGCAGGTGGGCACACAGGGCTGGGGAatgtggcagggtggggggcagttgTCACAGCAGGTTGGCTCCAGTAACCAAGTCGTGTGTGGGCAGGTGCTGGGCAGGCAGACTCCGCACCGGCAGCATCTGTCAGAGGAGCAGATGGTGGTGGCGGGGCCGGTGGGGACGCTGCAGCAGCAGGGGA is drawn from Panthera uncia isolate 11264 chromosome E1, Puncia_PCG_1.0, whole genome shotgun sequence and contains these coding sequences:
- the LOC125926523 gene encoding keratin-associated protein 3-3, which produces MACCVPCCCSVPTGPATTICSSDRCCRCGVCLPSTCPHTTWLLEPTCCDNCPPPCHIPQPCVPTCFLLNSCQPTPCLETINLTTYTQPSCEPCISSCC